The Sandaracinus amylolyticus genomic interval CACCGAAGATCAGGCCGCGTGCATCGGCGTCGATCGCGCGCCGTGCATCGCCTGCCACGTGCGCGAGGACCGCGTGTTCCTGCGCCCGCTGGGCGTTCCGCCGCCGCCTCCCGGGTCCACGCCGCTGCGCGAGCCGTCGGAGTGCGGCGTCGCGCTGCCGTGATCACGCGCCGTCGCCGAGCTCGGCGCGCAGCACCTGCTCGAGCAGCGCCCACGTGCGCGACACGCGCGGCCCACGGCGAACGTCGCGATGCGCCGCGAGCCACACCTCCATCGCGGGCAGTGACGCGCGCGGGAGCACACGTCGCAGCGCGGGATCGCCGTCGTGCACGACGCACGCGCCTGCGACGATGCCCCACCCCGCGCGCGCGGCTTCGCGCATGAGCGCGAGGCTGTCGACGACGAGCCCAGGTCGCGCATCGCCCGCGTGCGCGTCCACCCATCGATCGAACGCCGGACGCAGCGTGCCGCCCCACCGCACGAGCTCGTGCTTCGCGAGATCGCTCGCACGCCGAGGTACGCCGCGGCGCGCGAGGTACGACGGCGACGCATAGAGCCCGAAGCGCAGCGTGCCGACGCGCCGCGCGATGAGGTCGGGCTGCTGCGGGCGGACGAGGCGAACGGCGAGGTCGGCGACACGCCGCGAGAGATCGACCGTCTCGTTGGCCACGACGAACGAGAGACGCGGCTCGGTGGTCCCCGCGAGCTCGCGCACGAGGAACGTCCCGAGGCCCTCGGTGACCGACACCCGCACCGGTGCGGCGTCGTCGGTGCTCTGCGCGAGCAGGCGCCGCTGCGCGACGACGAGCGCGTCCTCCATGCGGCGCACGTCGGCGACGAGCGCCTCGCCGTCGGCGGTCAGGACGATCTCGCGCGCCCGCCGTACGACGAGACGCACCCCGAGCGCGCTCTCGAGCGCCGCGATGCGGCGTCCCACCGTGGGCTGGCTGATCCCGAGCGT includes:
- a CDS encoding LysR family transcriptional regulator, translating into MAHARAMDWESCRVFLEVARAGSFSSAARTLGISQPTVGRRIAALESALGVRLVVRRAREIVLTADGEALVADVRRMEDALVVAQRRLLAQSTDDAAPVRVSVTEGLGTFLVRELAGTTEPRLSFVVANETVDLSRRVADLAVRLVRPQQPDLIARRVGTLRFGLYASPSYLARRGVPRRASDLAKHELVRWGGTLRPAFDRWVDAHAGDARPGLVVDSLALMREAARAGWGIVAGACVVHDGDPALRRVLPRASLPAMEVWLAAHRDVRRGPRVSRTWALLEQVLRAELGDGA